Part of the Candidatus Brocadia sinica JPN1 genome, GGTCGCCTTCGAGGACTGCCCGGTCCATAAAGGCGCCCGGGTCTCCTTCGTCGCCATTGCAGATCAGGTATTTTATATCTCCCTGTGCCTTTTTGACGAATTCCCATTTGTTTCCTGTAGGAAACCCGGCTCCACCCCTACCCCGCAGACCTGAGTTTTTCATCTCAGTGATGACCTGGTCAGGCGTCATGCCGGCAAGTACCTTTGCAAAAGCCGAATAGCCGTCTCTCAGGATGTATTCGGTTATATTTTTTGGATCGATATAGCCACAATTTTTCAGGACAATCCTTTTCTGTTTGCTGTAGAAAGGGATATCCCTGATATAAGGGATGCGTTTGCCCGCCTCCACATAACAGAGGCGTTCGATAATTTCCCCTTTCAGGATGGTTCGGGAAATAATTTCCGGGACATCGGTTTCTGTTACCCGTCCGTAGAAAACCCCCATGGGTTCTATCGTTAACACAGGCGCCCTGGCACACAAGCCCTGACAACCCGTGTCTACAATTTCTATCTTCTCGGTGAGTGATTGTTTTTCAATCTCGGCCTTGAATGCCCTGCATACTTCTTCTGCCCCGAGTGCCCTGCAACCTGTGGTGCAGATAAATATGCGTACCATGTCGGGGCGATGTTTCGATTCAATGGACTTCCTGAACTTCTGGAGATCATCAGCGTTTTTTAATTTTTCCACGTTAAATTCTCCTTTTTTTAATTGCAAAAACTCCTTCATATTTTCCTTCGGTCTTTTTATAAAGCATTTAAATAAAGAAATAAAGTCGTTTTTAATTTCTCCATATATCCCAGTATATTATTTGATTTTCTAATTTTCAGTTTTTGCCTTTCTAACGATATCAATACTTCCATGGCATAATGAAATAATAAATATGCAATCTTTTTCTGTCTTATAAACAATCCGGTAATTATGAAATATTATTTCTCTGATATTTTCTTTTTTAAATTCTGGTACTATTCTCCCGATTTTTGGGAAATTGCCAAGCTTTTCAATATCTTGCAAAACCCTTTCAATAAAATTTATTGCATAGAAAGGAGAGTCGTGTGCAATATAGTCAGCTATTTCTTCAAGATTTCGTTGTGCCGTTTTTGACCAATGGATTTTACCCATTTAGTCATCCTTTTCCTGACTTCTGCATGAGTCATGGTTCTTCCTTCCTCAATGTCTTTTAAACCCTGCTCTACCTTCTGTTTGAAATAGAGTTCAGCCATAATGTCAGTAATCGTACATTCATCTGGTAATTTCTGAATGAGTTTAATAGCTTCCTCTTTTGCCTTTGTCATAAAAAAACCCTATTTAAATATTTTTAGTCTCGTTCTTGTTAAATTTCGCCCGTTGATTTCTGAATATCGTTTTTCAACATCTCAAGTGGTTGGTTCCAATCCGAATCTATCTTGTAAGTTACATTTGGGGAATTTATTAAATTTGATAATTCTGATAATTTTATTTTATTCCATAGCAAGAAGAGTTAGTAACGCTAAGTAGGTTGGTGGTCCAATTTTTTCTAAAAACAAGACAGTTGTAAAAAGTTAAATACCTATTATTGCCAACACTGCTGAGATTGCAACTTCGATATTTATTTTCTTGAAAATTATCTAGCATATTTAAAAATATTTTAATAACTTTTTAGTATAGTCTCTGTTTTTTCTACGGTCAGTTTTCCGTAATATCTATCGTCAATCATCATGACCGGCGCCAGAAAGCATGTTCCCAGACAGGCTACCGGTTCATACGTGAATTTGTAATCTTCTGTCGTCTCTCCCTCATTGATATGAAGAACTTCCGTGATTTTTTTCTTTATATCAGATGCGCCTTTGATATGGCATGCTGTACCGGTACAAACCTTAATCGTATGTTTGCCCCTGGGTTCCAAAGAGAATTGTGAGTAAAAGGTAATGACGCCATAAATCTTACTCAGGGGGATGCGTGTCCCGGCTGTTATTTCTTCCAGAGTGTTTCTGGGTAAATATCCATACGCATCCTGCATTTGCTGTAAGATAGGGATGAGGTCTGCAGGGGTTGCGTTGTTATATTTTGAAAGTATGGCCCGACATTTGGCTAAATCAAC contains:
- a CDS encoding type II toxin-antitoxin system RelE/ParE family toxin, whose translation is MGKIHWSKTAQRNLEEIADYIAHDSPFYAINFIERVLQDIEKLGNFPKIGRIVPEFKKENIREIIFHNYRIVYKTEKDCIFIISLCHGSIDIVRKAKTEN
- the nuoE gene encoding NADH-quinone oxidoreductase subunit NuoE, which produces MQKIVTVNKENTSAVDLAKCRAILSKYNNATPADLIPILQQMQDAYGYLPRNTLEEITAGTRIPLSKIYGVITFYSQFSLEPRGKHTIKVCTGTACHIKGASDIKKKITEVLHINEGETTEDYKFTYEPVACLGTCFLAPVMMIDDRYYGKLTVEKTETILKSY